In a genomic window of Chryseobacterium sp. G0162:
- a CDS encoding Crp/Fnr family transcriptional regulator, which yields MDAFKTFRNIIFFQDLSDEEINVLVSISTPKLLRKKEILAEPGQSFNQLFILSNGLLRFFFDDENGIETNLFLPSEKEAAIMESPESFSEKSERKYTIEAVIESQIFLFNKTEFEELAFQHRGIYNAYLKSLKQIINTLKVRTEQLCSTSPHSRYEDFLETRPFTSQNANRKYIANFLGITPNSLSRMTARVHKKRNERKK from the coding sequence ATGGATGCGTTTAAAACTTTCAGGAATATTATTTTCTTTCAGGATTTATCTGATGAGGAAATTAATGTTTTGGTAAGCATCAGTACGCCCAAACTTCTTCGAAAAAAAGAAATACTGGCAGAACCGGGACAGTCTTTTAATCAGTTATTTATTCTTTCCAACGGATTACTGAGATTTTTCTTTGATGATGAAAATGGTATTGAAACTAATCTTTTTTTACCTTCAGAAAAAGAAGCTGCTATTATGGAGAGTCCGGAATCATTTTCGGAAAAAAGTGAAAGAAAATATACGATTGAAGCTGTTATAGAATCTCAGATCTTTTTATTTAACAAAACTGAATTTGAAGAATTGGCATTCCAGCACAGAGGAATTTATAACGCGTATCTGAAATCTTTAAAACAGATCATTAACACTTTAAAGGTACGCACCGAGCAGCTTTGCTCCACCTCTCCTCATTCACGATATGAAGACTTTCTGGAAACCCGTCCTTTCACTTCTCAAAACGCCAATAGAAAGTATATTGCTAATTTTCTGGGCATCACTCCCAATTCGCTTTCAAGGATGACTGCAAGGGTTCATAAAAAAAGAAACGAAAGAAAAAAATAA
- a CDS encoding DUF3302 domain-containing protein — protein MQRISILLCLLLSCNFVQASTGGIEDHIADGASWLILLVLPFAGIYLFWKVHIYPEKVAEKKNHPQLNAIKSMCLLSLVFGGLLWPIALIWANYDYTNQNEQKKDSETTEPEEINTIEN, from the coding sequence ATGCAAAGAATATCCATACTTCTCTGCCTGTTACTTTCATGCAATTTTGTTCAGGCATCTACAGGCGGCATAGAAGATCATATAGCTGATGGTGCATCCTGGCTCATCTTACTTGTTTTACCTTTTGCCGGGATCTACCTTTTCTGGAAAGTTCACATTTATCCGGAGAAAGTAGCCGAAAAAAAGAATCATCCTCAGCTCAACGCCATAAAAAGTATGTGCCTCCTTTCCCTTGTTTTTGGAGGCCTTTTATGGCCGATTGCCTTAATCTGGGCGAATTATGATTACACCAATCAGAATGAACAAAAAAAAGATTCGGAGACTACTGAACCTGAAGAAATTAACACAATTGAAAATTAA
- a CDS encoding HlyD family secretion protein encodes MLELLIAIYAGICWLLIKKLKLIPWTFTTQVVVYSLPIFGSIALILSLNYYCPITSDVKVGNRSVDITTQVLGKVKKVYVKTNQEVKKGDTLFVLDREPYVQEIKSLEAKLSNMKATVSSYNTDISASQKNIAGLQSQLDLANKRVNQYKELVDAGAANRFDLEQAITNVNDLQSRISAAQAQQQSLETKSNASYNGENSSVSEIQAKLDQAKWNLSQTVVLAPTDGTIPNVQLNEGAIMAPFKSAFVLIQKQQSVIGFFAQNELEAVKNGDEVELALKTEPGKVVKAKLEYVIDATSQGIMNNAGGMLGGNGSTAGLPDTARQLPETDGKLIAKFILEDHQKQLTVGARGTAVIYSDHIKPLHLIRKVMVRINSKINFLILKLH; translated from the coding sequence ATGCTAGAATTACTCATTGCGATATATGCCGGAATCTGCTGGCTTCTCATTAAAAAGTTAAAATTAATTCCCTGGACATTTACCACTCAGGTTGTGGTATACTCTCTTCCCATTTTTGGATCTATCGCTTTAATATTAAGCCTCAACTACTATTGTCCCATTACTTCTGACGTGAAGGTCGGGAACAGAAGTGTTGATATTACTACTCAGGTGCTGGGAAAGGTAAAAAAGGTATACGTAAAAACCAATCAGGAAGTAAAGAAAGGGGATACTTTATTTGTATTAGACAGAGAGCCCTATGTACAGGAAATTAAATCGCTGGAAGCGAAACTCAGCAATATGAAAGCTACCGTGAGCTCTTACAATACAGATATTTCTGCTTCCCAAAAAAATATTGCAGGATTACAATCACAGTTGGATTTAGCTAATAAGAGAGTGAATCAATATAAGGAACTTGTGGATGCAGGCGCTGCTAACAGATTTGATCTGGAACAGGCAATAACCAACGTAAATGATCTTCAGTCGCGAATCAGTGCAGCTCAAGCACAACAACAATCTTTGGAAACAAAATCTAATGCTTCTTACAATGGAGAAAACTCTTCAGTATCTGAGATTCAGGCAAAACTGGATCAGGCAAAATGGAATCTGTCTCAAACTGTTGTTTTAGCTCCTACAGATGGAACCATCCCGAATGTTCAGCTTAATGAAGGAGCAATTATGGCTCCATTTAAATCTGCTTTTGTTTTGATCCAGAAACAACAATCTGTTATCGGATTCTTTGCACAGAATGAACTTGAAGCGGTAAAAAACGGTGATGAAGTAGAGCTGGCTCTTAAAACGGAACCGGGAAAGGTGGTTAAAGCCAAACTAGAATACGTTATTGATGCTACCAGCCAGGGAATTATGAATAATGCCGGAGGAATGCTGGGTGGAAATGGCTCTACTGCAGGTCTTCCTGATACTGCCAGACAACTGCCGGAAACAGACGGAAAACTCATTGCCAAATTTATACTGGAAGACCATCAAAAACAATTGACTGTGGGTGCCAGAGGAACTGCGGTGATCTATTCGGACCATATCAAACCTTTACATCTTATCCGAAAAGTAATGGTACGAATCAACAGTAAAATCAACTTCCTGATCCTTAAACTTCACTAA
- a CDS encoding TolC family protein has product MYKRLMILGMLSLGLSSCIGYKEPTKENIAQLKKNSEIASPITIPDDWIFDRNANIRSLSYDWITDLKTPQLETFINEGMQYNADIIIAKEKLNQIELAMEIAGSNLYPSVSAVANTSNNLVSESQIRRLALKANWEIDLWGKNKSAQMASTSDYFSAKHQNTLLYQSIAAMIAKAYYLNIAGNIQENKIEGYIQKTKELEKLYTIQKKVGTANALDLSNIAAEIISLEGYLEKIRNANTQSRRSLELLTGKYPEGKLETQNFFIPVQNNIPSTFPLELLENRSDIQAYHFQIEKSFYEVQQAKAARLPSLNINTSLGTAGSNVEAINSLFSNPLLRVGGGLVSPIFNNGKLKKNVEIKTSQQKQIVEEYSKAVLNALNEVESSLANLNSIEKQSDFSRKAINELNTNINLTQKQIKVGTNNSFILIRKQRDLLKNEMNLINLELQDKMERINLYMALGAKNFIFS; this is encoded by the coding sequence ATGTATAAAAGATTAATGATACTGGGAATGCTTTCTTTGGGACTTAGTTCATGCATTGGCTACAAAGAACCTACCAAAGAAAATATTGCCCAGTTGAAGAAAAATAGTGAAATAGCGTCTCCTATTACGATTCCGGATGACTGGATTTTTGACCGAAATGCCAACATAAGATCACTTTCTTATGACTGGATTACAGATCTTAAGACTCCTCAGCTGGAAACTTTTATCAATGAAGGAATGCAATATAATGCTGACATCATCATTGCTAAAGAAAAGCTCAATCAGATTGAGCTGGCAATGGAAATTGCGGGAAGTAATCTTTATCCAAGTGTGAGTGCTGTAGCTAATACCTCTAATAATCTGGTGAGCGAAAGTCAGATCCGCCGTCTTGCATTGAAGGCCAATTGGGAAATTGATTTATGGGGTAAAAATAAATCTGCGCAAATGGCCAGTACGAGTGATTATTTCTCTGCCAAACATCAGAATACACTCCTATACCAGTCAATTGCTGCCATGATTGCCAAAGCATATTATCTTAATATTGCAGGGAATATTCAGGAGAATAAGATTGAAGGTTATATTCAGAAAACCAAAGAACTTGAAAAGCTGTATACTATTCAGAAGAAAGTAGGAACAGCCAATGCGTTGGATCTATCTAATATTGCTGCCGAAATTATTTCTTTGGAAGGATATCTTGAAAAAATCAGAAATGCCAACACACAGTCCAGAAGATCTCTTGAGCTTTTAACCGGAAAATATCCTGAAGGAAAACTGGAAACACAGAATTTTTTCATTCCTGTACAGAACAACATTCCTTCGACTTTTCCATTAGAGCTTTTGGAAAACAGATCTGATATTCAGGCTTATCATTTTCAGATAGAAAAATCTTTTTACGAAGTACAGCAGGCTAAAGCAGCAAGGCTTCCTTCTCTTAATATAAATACTTCTTTAGGAACCGCGGGAAGTAATGTAGAAGCGATCAACTCTTTATTCTCGAACCCATTATTAAGAGTGGGTGGTGGATTGGTCTCTCCTATTTTCAATAATGGAAAACTTAAAAAGAATGTAGAAATAAAAACTTCTCAGCAAAAACAGATTGTTGAAGAGTATTCAAAAGCAGTTCTAAATGCGTTAAACGAAGTGGAATCATCATTAGCCAATCTGAACTCTATTGAAAAACAAAGTGATTTCAGCCGAAAAGCCATCAATGAGCTGAACACTAATATAAACCTTACCCAAAAGCAAATTAAGGTAGGAACCAATAACAGTTTTATCCTGATCCGGAAACAACGGGATCTTCTTAAAAATGAAATGAACCTCATCAATCTTGAGCTTCAGGACAAAATGGAACGCATCAACCTTTATATGGCTCTGGGTGCCAAGAACTTCATATTTTCATAA
- a CDS encoding YeeE/YedE family protein, translated as MIKEQEQNMSHQDTLCVNESTLKHPWYYHLKYLAAGIIFGIIFVKAEVISWFRIQEMFRLQSFHMYGIIGSAVLVGMLSVWLIKRFNIKTMYGEPITFTSKKFNKGQIYGGLIFGFGWAITGACPGPLFAQIGTGALAVSVTLLSAVAGTWVYGYFRDKLPH; from the coding sequence ATGATAAAAGAACAAGAGCAAAATATGAGTCATCAGGATACTCTTTGCGTCAATGAAAGTACATTAAAGCATCCGTGGTATTACCACTTAAAATATTTGGCAGCGGGAATTATATTTGGAATTATTTTCGTGAAGGCTGAAGTCATCAGTTGGTTCAGAATTCAGGAAATGTTCCGCCTGCAATCATTTCATATGTATGGAATTATTGGAAGTGCTGTTTTAGTGGGAATGCTTTCAGTGTGGCTGATTAAGAGATTCAATATCAAAACAATGTACGGAGAACCCATTACATTTACCTCTAAAAAATTCAATAAAGGTCAGATTTATGGAGGATTGATCTTTGGTTTTGGCTGGGCGATTACCGGAGCTTGCCCAGGGCCGCTTTTTGCCCAGATCGGAACAGGAGCCTTGGCAGTATCTGTTACTCTTTTAAGTGCTGTTGCCGGAACCTGGGTGTATGGGTATTTCAGAGATAAACTTCCCCATTAA
- a CDS encoding YeeE/YedE family protein: protein MLEIIKEPWPWYIAGPLIGLTVPALLIMGNKSFGISSSLRHICAACIPANVNFFKYDWKKEAWNLFFVLGIFFGGMIANNFLMNPSEMSVNPGLKTELARYGITDYTNLVPSQLMNFESLLTLRGFIMMVIGGFLVGFGTRYAGGCTSGHAIMGLSNLQWPSLVATICFMIGGFLMANLILPIILAL from the coding sequence ATGTTGGAGATTATAAAAGAGCCGTGGCCATGGTATATTGCAGGCCCGTTAATTGGGCTTACCGTTCCTGCCTTACTGATAATGGGTAATAAATCCTTTGGGATCAGTTCCTCATTAAGGCATATTTGTGCAGCTTGTATACCGGCTAACGTCAACTTTTTTAAATATGACTGGAAAAAAGAAGCCTGGAACCTGTTTTTTGTACTAGGAATATTCTTCGGAGGAATGATTGCAAATAATTTTTTAATGAATCCATCTGAAATGAGTGTTAATCCCGGTCTGAAAACTGAATTAGCACGCTACGGAATTACAGATTATACCAATCTTGTCCCGTCTCAGTTAATGAATTTTGAAAGTCTTTTGACCCTAAGAGGATTCATCATGATGGTAATAGGAGGATTTCTAGTAGGTTTTGGAACCCGATATGCCGGTGGATGTACCAGTGGTCATGCTATTATGGGACTTTCCAATCTGCAATGGCCCTCTTTGGTAGCGACTATTTGCTTTATGATTGGTGGATTTTTAATGGCCAATCTTATTTTACCAATAATCCTAGCCCTGTAA
- a CDS encoding MBL fold metallo-hydrolase, translating into MKIEQMYTGCLAQGAYYITSAGEAAIIDPLRETQPYVERLEKDEVQLKYIFETHFHADFVSGHIDLSNKTNAPIVYGPTANPEFEAIIAEDNQVFEVGDVKIKVIHTPGHTLESSCYLLIDEQGNEKALFSGDTLFLGDVGRPDLAQKAANRTPQELAGLLYDSLYHKILPLNDNITVYPAHGAGSACGKNMQKETVDTLGNQKETNYALNQIDRESFIQAVTDGLFPPPAYFGMNVMMNKKGSHSFDEVLSKGLKALTTQRFEEVAEASGALILDVRNNGEFSKGFIPQSVNIGLDGDFAPWVGALIADVNQPILLVTKQGDEEEAVTRLSRVGFDHVLGFLQGGFEAWKNHGKETDTVNRISAEEFEKEIEGKEVKIIDVRKESEYAAEHVNEAYSKPLMYINEWINEVRPEEHFYLHCAGGYRSMMAASILQARGYRNFTEIEGGFKAIAATEVSKSDFLCQTKVLK; encoded by the coding sequence ATGAAAATAGAACAAATGTATACAGGATGTTTGGCGCAGGGAGCTTATTATATTACTTCAGCCGGAGAAGCTGCCATTATCGATCCTTTACGCGAAACCCAGCCTTATGTAGAAAGATTAGAAAAAGATGAGGTACAGTTAAAATATATTTTTGAAACCCATTTTCACGCTGATTTCGTTAGTGGACATATTGATTTAAGCAATAAAACAAATGCTCCAATTGTCTATGGGCCTACTGCAAATCCCGAATTTGAGGCTATTATTGCCGAAGACAATCAGGTATTTGAAGTTGGAGATGTTAAGATCAAAGTGATTCATACTCCAGGACATACCTTGGAGAGCTCTTGCTATCTGTTGATTGATGAACAAGGAAATGAGAAAGCTCTTTTCAGTGGAGATACCCTTTTTCTAGGTGATGTAGGCCGTCCCGATCTTGCCCAAAAAGCAGCAAATAGGACACCGCAAGAACTGGCAGGGCTACTGTATGATAGTTTATACCATAAAATATTACCTTTAAATGATAATATTACGGTCTATCCGGCTCATGGGGCAGGTTCGGCATGTGGTAAGAATATGCAGAAGGAAACTGTTGATACATTAGGGAACCAAAAAGAAACAAATTATGCGCTTAATCAGATCGATAGAGAAAGTTTTATTCAGGCGGTAACAGACGGGCTCTTCCCGCCACCAGCTTATTTTGGAATGAATGTTATGATGAATAAAAAAGGATCCCATAGCTTTGATGAAGTTTTGTCGAAAGGATTAAAAGCTCTTACCACTCAAAGGTTTGAAGAAGTAGCCGAAGCTTCCGGGGCTTTGATACTGGATGTGAGAAACAATGGTGAATTTTCTAAAGGATTTATCCCGCAATCTGTCAATATAGGATTAGATGGTGATTTTGCTCCATGGGTAGGGGCATTGATTGCAGATGTAAATCAACCTATTCTGTTAGTAACAAAACAGGGAGATGAAGAAGAAGCTGTAACCAGATTAAGCAGGGTGGGGTTTGATCATGTTCTGGGCTTTTTACAAGGCGGCTTTGAAGCATGGAAGAATCATGGAAAAGAAACTGATACTGTGAACCGTATTTCTGCTGAAGAGTTTGAAAAAGAAATTGAAGGCAAAGAAGTAAAAATTATTGATGTAAGGAAAGAAAGTGAATATGCAGCCGAACATGTGAATGAAGCTTACAGCAAACCTTTGATGTATATTAATGAATGGATTAATGAGGTTCGGCCAGAGGAGCATTTCTATCTGCATTGTGCCGGAGGATATAGAAGCATGATGGCAGCCAGTATCCTTCAGGCTAGAGGATATAGAAATTTTACAGAAATTGAAGGGGGCTTTAAAGCGATTGCTGCTACTGAAGTTTCCAAAAGTGATTTTTTGTGTCAAACTAAAGTTTTAAAATAA
- a CDS encoding sulfite exporter TauE/SafE family protein yields the protein MEIIGYAASVLIGVSLGLIGGGGSILTVPVLVYLFGIDALLATEYSLFIVGVSSAVGSITYFKKGLVNFRVALIFGIPSVISIFLTRIYLLPLIPEELLSIKDWRLTKNIFLLLIFAVLMILASYKMIKNQASGEMDDNELNKNKALLAAGEGMLVGILTGLLGAGGGFMIIPALVNLLKVPVKTAIGTSLVIISLNSLIGFFSSMNNAKIEWDFLVSIAGIAIVGIIIGSQISKNVDGKKLKPAFGWFILVMGVYIITREIFL from the coding sequence ATGGAAATTATAGGGTATGCGGCATCTGTTTTAATCGGTGTCTCTTTAGGTTTAATTGGTGGAGGCGGAAGTATTCTGACCGTTCCTGTACTAGTATATCTTTTCGGAATCGATGCCTTACTGGCTACAGAATACTCTCTTTTTATTGTGGGAGTGAGTAGTGCGGTAGGTTCAATCACGTATTTTAAAAAAGGGCTGGTCAACTTTAGAGTAGCTTTGATATTTGGAATTCCTTCTGTTATTTCCATTTTTTTAACCAGAATTTATCTTCTTCCTCTAATTCCGGAAGAACTTCTCAGTATAAAAGATTGGAGACTAACCAAAAACATTTTTCTACTGTTAATTTTTGCCGTTTTGATGATTCTGGCTTCTTATAAAATGATTAAGAATCAGGCTTCCGGAGAAATGGATGATAATGAATTGAATAAAAATAAAGCTTTGCTGGCTGCCGGCGAAGGAATGTTAGTCGGTATTTTAACCGGACTGCTAGGTGCAGGAGGAGGATTTATGATTATTCCGGCATTGGTGAATCTACTGAAAGTTCCCGTGAAAACAGCAATAGGAACTTCATTGGTTATTATTTCTCTAAATTCTTTGATAGGATTTTTTTCATCCATGAATAACGCAAAAATAGAATGGGATTTCCTTGTTTCCATCGCAGGTATTGCTATTGTTGGAATTATCATTGGCTCACAAATTTCAAAAAATGTTGATGGAAAAAAATTAAAACCTGCTTTTGGATGGTTTATTCTGGTAATGGGTGTTTATATAATCACCAGGGAAATATTTCTTTAA
- a CDS encoding Crp/Fnr family transcriptional regulator — translation MQDNILSSEFSSSPDLVEKLYQYGITKNYREGDIILDENASVRSIPIVMKGMLKVIRTEEDGREILLYYIKAGESCIMSFLGGMHNEKSIVKAEIEEEAEILFLPVDKVSSFIKEHPEWLDYIFRLYHKRFEELLDIINAIAFKKVDERLLNLLRKKSELTGSDRIVITHEQLANELGTARVVVSRLLKQLEDDGRLKLGRNKITLLV, via the coding sequence ATGCAAGATAACATACTTTCTTCTGAATTCTCCTCTTCACCTGATCTGGTAGAAAAACTATACCAGTATGGCATTACCAAAAACTACCGTGAAGGAGACATTATTTTAGACGAAAATGCATCTGTACGTTCTATTCCCATAGTGATGAAAGGAATGCTGAAAGTGATCCGGACGGAAGAAGATGGACGTGAAATTCTGCTATATTATATCAAAGCAGGCGAGAGCTGTATCATGTCTTTCCTGGGCGGAATGCATAATGAAAAAAGCATTGTAAAAGCAGAGATAGAAGAAGAAGCCGAAATCCTTTTCCTTCCTGTAGATAAAGTTTCATCATTCATTAAAGAACATCCGGAATGGCTGGATTATATTTTCAGGCTTTATCATAAACGGTTCGAAGAATTACTCGATATTATCAATGCCATTGCCTTTAAAAAAGTAGATGAAAGACTGTTGAATCTTCTCCGGAAAAAATCTGAGCTTACAGGTTCTGATAGGATTGTAATTACCCATGAACAGCTTGCCAACGAATTGGGAACTGCCAGAGTAGTAGTATCAAGACTTCTGAAACAACTTGAAGATGACGGAAGACTAAAGCTGGGAAGAAACAAAATTACCCTTCTTGTATAA
- a CDS encoding family 20 glycosylhydrolase, producing MVRTFLVFFVLISNLLFAQNKLNVIPYPQKIEFLKGEFIIPKTFKFEDNTPKPETEYFKKHFAKLFTFGYGKKDGANLVRVLFPPSLVPLTPEQEKEKYAIEVSPRGFAIQAYTDQGYFLALQTIIQIIEQYKEVGKIPAMKIEDQPKFAWRGMHLDVCRHFFTVDEVKQYIDYLAMYKLNTFHWHLTDDQGWRIEIKKYPKLTQVGSKRKESMIGAYVDNTFDGKPYGPYFYTQEQIKDVVKYAQERHITVVPEIEMPGHALAALSAYPELACTKGPFEAATKWGVFDDVFCPKDETFKFLENVLDEVIKLFPSQYIHIGGDECPKTRWKECAHCQELIKKNNLKDEHGLQSYFIQRIEKYINSKGRKIIGWDEILEGGLAPNAAVMSWTGVHGGIEAAKSKHFAVMTPGAYCYFDHYQGDPQSEPNAFGGFTPLDKVYSYNPIPAELNAEQSQYILGVQANLWTEYILDFKQVQYMIFPRLMALSEVGWGTSDPKNYKNFENRVISHFKILDNMNINYAKSIYNISGKVIPSNNGIAYELSTSQNPNGIRYTLDGSIPTIHSKVYEGPVSIPNSLTVKSAYFEDGQLKSAVSSQPFTVSKSTGKSITLEQQPSENYSFGGAFTLLDGIIGNVKQLGKTWLGFQGKDVVATIDFGQKTDFSEIYFNTLENKGSWIHLAKSAKIFVSDNNKDFKIIKEIGKEEIQNAKGKIQLNFGKQQARYLKVIIENAGIIPAGNPGADSKAWLFVDEIGVN from the coding sequence ATGGTCCGAACCTTTTTAGTATTTTTTGTGTTGATTTCAAACCTGCTATTTGCTCAAAATAAATTGAATGTTATTCCTTACCCTCAGAAAATTGAATTTTTAAAAGGAGAATTCATCATTCCTAAAACTTTTAAATTTGAAGACAATACTCCAAAACCGGAAACGGAATACTTCAAAAAACACTTTGCAAAGCTTTTCACTTTTGGTTATGGAAAAAAAGATGGAGCTAATTTGGTAAGGGTATTGTTTCCGCCATCGTTGGTTCCTTTAACTCCTGAGCAGGAAAAAGAAAAATATGCCATTGAAGTTTCACCCAGAGGCTTTGCCATTCAGGCCTATACAGATCAAGGCTATTTCCTGGCACTTCAGACTATCATTCAAATCATTGAACAATATAAAGAAGTAGGAAAAATTCCTGCTATGAAAATAGAGGATCAACCAAAATTTGCATGGCGTGGAATGCATCTTGATGTCTGCCGTCACTTCTTTACAGTAGATGAGGTAAAACAATACATTGACTATCTGGCAATGTATAAGCTGAATACTTTTCACTGGCATTTAACCGATGACCAAGGATGGAGAATTGAAATCAAAAAATACCCAAAACTTACACAGGTTGGTTCCAAACGTAAAGAATCAATGATTGGAGCTTATGTGGATAATACATTTGATGGAAAGCCTTATGGTCCCTATTTTTATACTCAGGAACAGATCAAAGATGTGGTGAAATATGCTCAGGAAAGACATATAACAGTAGTTCCGGAGATTGAAATGCCTGGTCATGCTTTAGCTGCCTTATCAGCATATCCGGAATTAGCCTGTACCAAAGGACCTTTTGAAGCTGCTACAAAATGGGGCGTCTTTGATGATGTTTTCTGCCCTAAAGACGAAACATTTAAGTTTCTCGAAAACGTGTTAGATGAGGTTATCAAGTTGTTTCCATCTCAGTATATTCATATCGGAGGAGATGAATGTCCTAAAACAAGATGGAAAGAATGTGCCCATTGCCAGGAATTAATCAAAAAGAATAATTTAAAGGATGAGCATGGATTGCAAAGTTATTTCATTCAGAGAATTGAAAAATACATCAACAGTAAAGGACGAAAAATTATAGGTTGGGATGAAATACTGGAAGGTGGATTGGCTCCTAATGCAGCGGTAATGAGCTGGACAGGTGTACATGGAGGAATTGAGGCTGCAAAATCAAAACATTTTGCTGTGATGACACCGGGAGCATACTGTTATTTTGACCATTATCAGGGAGATCCACAGTCTGAACCTAATGCATTCGGTGGATTTACACCATTGGATAAAGTGTATTCATATAACCCGATTCCTGCTGAGTTAAATGCTGAACAGTCTCAATATATTTTAGGGGTTCAGGCTAATTTGTGGACAGAATATATTCTGGATTTCAAACAGGTGCAGTACATGATTTTTCCAAGGTTGATGGCGCTTTCTGAAGTGGGATGGGGAACTTCAGACCCCAAAAATTATAAAAACTTTGAAAACAGAGTCATCAGCCATTTCAAAATTCTGGACAACATGAATATTAATTATGCTAAAAGTATTTATAATATTTCAGGAAAAGTAATTCCATCAAACAACGGGATTGCCTACGAACTTTCTACTTCACAAAATCCAAACGGTATCAGATATACATTGGACGGAAGTATTCCAACAATACATTCTAAAGTCTATGAAGGTCCTGTTTCCATACCCAACTCTTTGACTGTAAAATCTGCTTATTTTGAAGACGGACAATTGAAAAGTGCTGTTTCTTCACAACCATTTACGGTGTCAAAATCAACAGGTAAATCAATTACCCTTGAGCAGCAGCCTAGTGAAAATTACTCATTCGGTGGAGCTTTTACTCTGTTAGACGGAATTATCGGAAATGTAAAACAATTAGGTAAAACATGGCTGGGTTTCCAGGGAAAAGATGTAGTAGCCACCATTGATTTCGGGCAGAAAACCGATTTTTCAGAAATCTATTTTAATACACTGGAAAACAAAGGAAGCTGGATTCATCTTGCAAAGTCTGCTAAAATTTTTGTTTCTGATAACAATAAAGATTTTAAAATCATCAAAGAAATAGGAAAGGAGGAAATTCAAAATGCCAAAGGAAAGATACAATTGAATTTCGGAAAACAACAGGCGAGATACCTGAAAGTGATTATTGAAAATGCAGGCATTATTCCAGCCGGAAATCCTGGGGCTGATTCAAAAGCGTGGCTGTTTGTTGATGAAATTGGCGTAAATTAG
- a CDS encoding DUF4197 domain-containing protein, whose product MRKSIFIAAGLFLSISTQAQLLDILKSTVKDKTGIDINNPQAPKGSTTATTTNTNTTTTIPTSTSTKTSPLNVGNLTSTQISSGLKEALSIGVTDGVKKLALTDGFLKNEAVKILMPEKLRKVDATLRSVGLGSLADEGVKLLNRAAEDAVTEAAPIFTNAITSMTITDAKNILLGSNNAATSYLQGKTQSQLFTAFQPKVKASLGKVGADAVWKNLISKYNTFTGQAVTTDLNEYVTTETINGVFKMVADKESGIRNTPAMRTTSILQKVFGAQDANR is encoded by the coding sequence ATGAGAAAAAGCATTTTTATAGCAGCTGGATTATTCCTTTCAATTTCTACACAGGCACAACTTCTTGATATTCTAAAATCAACAGTTAAAGACAAAACAGGAATTGATATCAATAATCCACAGGCTCCCAAAGGTTCCACAACCGCTACAACGACAAATACGAACACCACTACCACGATTCCCACTTCTACTTCAACTAAAACATCTCCTCTTAATGTTGGAAATCTTACTTCAACACAGATTTCTTCCGGATTAAAGGAAGCTTTAAGTATCGGAGTCACAGATGGGGTAAAGAAACTGGCATTAACAGACGGTTTTCTGAAAAATGAGGCGGTAAAAATCTTAATGCCTGAAAAATTAAGAAAGGTGGATGCAACGCTGCGTTCTGTAGGTCTAGGCAGTCTGGCGGATGAAGGGGTAAAGTTATTAAACAGAGCAGCTGAAGATGCTGTAACAGAAGCGGCACCTATTTTTACGAATGCCATTACTTCTATGACCATTACAGATGCTAAAAATATTTTGTTAGGAAGTAATAATGCCGCAACAAGTTACTTACAAGGCAAAACCCAATCTCAGTTATTTACCGCTTTCCAACCGAAAGTAAAAGCTTCTTTAGGAAAAGTGGGTGCTGATGCAGTTTGGAAGAATTTGATTTCAAAATACAACACCTTTACAGGACAAGCTGTAACCACTGATCTTAACGAATATGTGACCACAGAAACCATCAATGGAGTATTCAAAATGGTTGCGGATAAGGAAAGCGGAATCAGAAATACACCAGCTATGAGAACTACAAGCATTTTGCAGAAGGTTTTCGGAGCGCAGGATGCTAACAGATAG